The following are encoded together in the Daucus carota subsp. sativus chromosome 5, DH1 v3.0, whole genome shotgun sequence genome:
- the LOC135152787 gene encoding uncharacterized protein LOC135152787, whose protein sequence is MPPVGPSARTRAPIATSATSPTPVEASQYVHFRQFAQLRQTCEFMQGQNQELRALVQSFSERVGLGVEVPAVGGHLAGDTAREVRAILAIAEKWLRVLLSSSSGVRYPEGVERVMRYVLSRLHEVGDLGWRSLLIMLPKKTVRVETANAGQTDPTIAQILEILRQQAANQERQQQHQQVPAVTFKTFQSVKPPEFLGSSDPIKARAWLKETEKAFSFAKVGADQKTEFASYFLKEEANYWWESKRALEIVEVVPWERFTELFLEKYFPRYMQNQMELKFLELKQENLSVSEYEAKFTELARFVLEYVNTDEQRAKRLQQGLKPWLRSRVAAFELTSYTAVVQKAMIIEGKSDMSQKERDGKKRKVETPEVSQRPQRGHYASECQDNRPRGTTCFKCGKVGHISRDCKTPVPVNNVPRLPAPQAQLLAIAAPPKARTLNMTLKDAVKDSSVVAGTLPINSISAKVLFDYGATKSFVSEDFAHKLSREIRMLGEALSIEVANQDRVSVTQVYPRCEIEILGHVFLADLIPFKLGTFDVILGMDWLTDHDAQINCKSKRVILRAFEKSRVVFKGQKQTKEFLNIMQVKKLLRQGCEAYLAHVVDLNAESPSIERIPVVNEFRDVFPNELPGLPVDREIEFAIDLAPSTEPVSRAPYRMAPVEMKELATQLQDLLDRGIIRPSVSPWVALVLFVKKKDGSMRLCIDYRELNKLTIKNKYPLPRIDDLFDQLKGAVCFSKIDLRSGYHQLKIKTEDVPKTAFRT, encoded by the exons ATGCCACCAGTGGGTCCCTCGGCACGTACTAGAGCTCCTATCGCCACGTCAGCGACATCACCTACTCCGGTGGAAGCTAGCCAGTATGTACATTTTCGTCAGTTTGCGCAGCTAAGGCAGACGTGCGAGTTCATGCAAGGCCAAAACCAGGAGCTCAGGGCTTTGGTTCAGTCTTTTTCGGAGAGAGTTGGTTTGGGAGTTGAGGTTCCAGCTGTGGGCGGGCACCTAGCTGGGGATACGGCGAGAGAGGTGAGGGCCATCCTTGCTATTGCCGAGAAGTGGTTGAGGGTCCTTCTTTCTTCGAGTAGTGGGGTCCGTTATCCAGAGGGAGTGGAGCGCGTAATGCGCTATGTTCTGAGTAGACTCCACGAGGTTGGTGACCTGGGTTGGAGGAGCTTGCT AATCATGCTGCCAAAGAAAACTGTTCGTGTAGAGACCGCAAATGCAGGCCAGACAGATCCAACCATCGCTCAGATTTTGGAAATTCTGCGTCAGCAAGCTGCTAATCAGGAGAGGCAGCAACAACATCAGCAAGTGCCTGCTGTTACTTTTAAGACTTTCCAGTCAGTTAAACCTCCAGAGTTCTTGGGATCTTCCGACCCGATTAAAGCCAGAGCTTGGCTGAAGGAGACTGAGAAGGCATTCTCCTTTGCTAAGGTAGGGGCAGATCAGAAGACCGAATTTGCCAGCTACTTCCTGAAGGAGGAAGCcaactactggtgggagtccAAGCGGGCGCTTGAGATAGTAGAAGTTGTTCCATGGGAAAGGTTTACGGAATTGTTCTTGGAAAAGTACTTTCCCAGGTATATGCAAAATCAGATGGAGCTAAAGTTCTTGGAACTGAAGCAGGAAAACCTGAGTGTTTCTGAATATGAGGCTAAGTTTACTGAGCTAGCAAGGTTTGTTCTTGAGTACGTCAATACTGATGAGCAAAGGGCTAAGAGGCTCCAACAAGGACTAAAGCCCTGGTTGCGGAGCAGGGTAGCTGCTTTTGAGTTAACTTCGTATACGGCTGTTGTTCAGAAGGCCATGATTATTGAGGGGAAAAGTGATATGTCCCAAAAGGAAAGGGACGGTAAGAAAAGAAAGGTGGAAACCCCAGAAGTTAGTCAAAGGCCG CAAAGGGGGCACTATGCTAGTGAGTGCCAGGATAATAGACCCAGGGGAACCACTTGCTTCAAGTGTGGAAAAGTGGGTCATATTTCGAGGGATTGCAAAACACCAGTTCCTGTCAACAATGTGCCAAGACTTCCAGCACCACAGGCACAACTGCTTGCTATAGCAGCACCACCTAAGGCCAGGACTTTGAATATGACCTTGAAAGATGCAGTCAAGGACTCGAGCGTAGTGGCAGGTACGCTTCCTATCAATTCCATATCTGCCAAAGTATTATTTGATTATGGAGCTACCAAGTCATTTGTTTCTGAAGATTTTGCTCATAAATTATCTCGCGAGATTCGTATGTTAGGTGAAGCTTTGTCTATAGAAGTAGCTAATCAAGATAGAGTCTCAGTTACTCAAGTTTATCCCCGCTGTGAGATTGAGATTTTAGGACATGTATTCCTTGCTGACTTGATCCCTTTCAAGTTAGGCACGTTTGATGTTATTTTAGGAATGGATTGGTTGACTGATCATGACGCTCAGATCAACTGTAAGAGTAAGCGCGTAATATTACGAGCTTTTGAAAAATCCAGAGTCGTATTCAAAGGTCAGAAACAGACGAAGGAATTTCTGAATATTATGCAAGTTAAGAAGTTgctaaggcaaggttgtgaagccTATTTGGCTCACGTGGTAGACTTGAATGCCGAGTCACCCAGCATTGAAAGGATTCCTGTAGTGAATGAGTTCAGAGATGTATTCCCCAACGAACTTCCCGGTTTACCAGTAGACAGAGAAATTGAGTTTGCTATTGACCTAGCACCCAGTACTGAGCCAGTATCAAGAGCACCCTATCGTATGGCTCCAGTGGAAATGAAGGAATTGGCCACCCAGCTACAAGATCTTCTTGATAGAGGGATAATTAGACCCAGTGTTTCCCCGTGGGTCGCTCTGGTTctatttgtgaagaaaaaggacggtaGTATGAGATTGTGTATTGACTACCGTGAATTGAATAAACTGACCATTAAAAACAAGTATCCACTACCAAGGATCGATGACCTCTTTGACCAACTGAAGGGAGCAGTATGTTTTTCTAAGATCGACTTAAGATCAGGCTATCATCAGTTGAAGATCAAAACTGAAGACGTTCCTAAGACGGCATTCCGAACCTGA